The following proteins are co-located in the Octopus sinensis linkage group LG24, ASM634580v1, whole genome shotgun sequence genome:
- the LOC115224029 gene encoding phenylalanine--tRNA ligase, mitochondrial, with translation MVVVLHRYSLCLFRWRSKCSLSRRFTSSCVFNSKQHTDNKSISVLDKHYPRDSVTNISESIVSKLGENLHNKKHHPLNLIRQRIQSFTYNYFRNSRGNPLFSVYDNLSPVVTTWQNFDSLLVPTDHVSRKVSDSYYINSNLMLRAHTSAHQCDLIRSGLDAFLVIGDVYRRDSIDQTHFPVFHQVEGVRLFTQHTLFQNDSSQCLFEEGERLDDKQAYHRREVINLIEEDLKNCLLNLAIHLFGTNIEVRWVPAYFPFTHPSWELEIKYEDKWMELLGCGIIEQEILHTAGAGSQVGWAFGLGLERLAMCLYQIPDIRLFWSKDSGFLSQFQVDDPHTPITYKPVSQFPQCLNDISFWLPDNYEENNFYELVREIGGNMVEQVFRVDEFYHSKKKRHSHCYRIVYRHLLKTLTQQEVNLVHQNIEQAVAQRLGGEVR, from the exons ATGGTTGTTGTACTGCATAG GTATTCGCTATGTTTATTTCGCTGGCGTTCGAAATGTTCTTTGTCACGACGATTCACAAGTTCATGTGTATTTAACAGTAAGCAACACACAGACAATAAATCCATTTCCGTCTTGGATAAGCATTATCCCAGAGACTCAGTTACTAACATTAGTGAAAGTATAGTTTCAAAACTTGGAGAGAACCTTCACAACAAGAAGCACCACCCACTTAACTTAATTCGTCAGAGAATACAGTCATTTACATACAACTATTTTAGAAACTCACGAGGGAACCCTTTATTTTCAGTCTACGACAACCTTAGTCCTGTGGTCACCACATGGCAAAATTTTGACAGTCTTTTGGTTCCCACTGACCATGTGAGCCGAAAAGTCAGTGACAGTTACTATATTAATTCCAACTTGATGCTCAGAGCCCACACATCGGCCCATCAATGTGATCTTATACGATCTGGATTGGATGCTTTTCTAGTGATTGGTGATGTTTATCGCCGTGATTCTATTGACCAAACTCATTTTCCAGTTTTTCATCAAGTTGAAGGAGTTCGACTCTTTACACAACACACG TTGTTTCAGAATGACAGCAGCCAGTGTCTCTTTGAGGAAGGGGAAAGATTGGACGACAAACAAGCCTATCACAGAAGGGAAGTGATCAACCTAATAGAAGAAGACTTGAAGAATTGCTTGCTAAACTTAGCCATCCATTTATTTGGTACCA ATATTGAAGTCCGATGGGTTCCTGCTTATTTCCCTTTTACACATCCATCTTGGGAGCTTGAAATTAAATACGAAGACAAATGGATGGAATTGCTCGGATGTGGAATCATTGAACAAGAAATATTACACACAG CTGGAGCTGGCTCTCAAGTGGGCTGGGCATTTGGTCTTGGGCTAGAACGTCTTGCCATGTGTCTCTACCAAATTCCAGACATCCGACTGTTTTGGAGCAAAGATTCTGGATTCCTATCACAGTTCCAGGTTGATGATCCACACACGCCAATCACATATAAG CCTGTGAGTCAGTTCCCGCAGTGCCTCAACGACATCTCTTTCTGGCTTCCTGACAACTACGAAGAAAACAACTTCTATGAACTCGTACGGGAAATTGGAGGCAACATGGTTGAGCAAGTATTTCGTGTTGACGAGTTTTACCACAGCAAGAAGAAAAGACACAGTCACTGCTATAGAATTGTTTACCGCCATCTGCTAAAGACCTTAACTCAGCAGGAAGTCAATCTGGTTCATCAAAACATTGAACAGGCTGTGGCACAAAGACTGGGTGGAGAGGTCCGATAA
- the LOC115224030 gene encoding LYR motif-containing protein 4: MSATRNRVLTLYKKMLRESQKFQTYNFRMYALRRTKDAFRENISETETSKVEKLIEKAEANLQVLQRQTAINHLFSEGKLVIE, translated from the exons ATGTCTGCAACGAGGAATCGCGTTCTCACGTTGTACAAGAAAATGTTGAGGGAATCCCAAAAGTTTCAAACCTATAACTTTCG AATGTATGCATTACGTAGAACTAAGGACGCTTTCCGAGAGAATATATCAGAAACGGAGACTTCAAAAGTAGAGAAACTCATAGAAAAAGCAGAAGCCAATCTGCAAGTCCTGCAAAGACAG ACTGCCATTAATCACCTGTTTAGTGAAGGCAAGCTCGTTATTGAATGA